From Sediminibacterium sp. TEGAF015, a single genomic window includes:
- a CDS encoding YggS family pyridoxal phosphate-dependent enzyme has protein sequence MNEEILQNIAVIQERINNACKENGRSPKDVKLLLATKTVPAERIKIALQAGQTLIAENKVQELKEKYEALNDVPHTNHFIGHLQTNKIKDLLKYDVSCIQSLDRLDLAEKLHQRLQFESKTVEVLIQVNTSFEESKFGASPDNAIELVKQVAQLETLKIKGLMTIGLFSAETEKVRKCFRLLKDIQQKIITLNIPNVEMQELSMGMSGDLETAIAEGATIIRVGTAIFGQRIYPDSYYWDENIK, from the coding sequence ATGAACGAAGAAATTTTACAAAACATTGCCGTCATACAAGAGCGGATAAACAACGCCTGTAAGGAAAACGGCAGAAGCCCTAAAGACGTAAAATTGCTACTGGCAACCAAAACCGTTCCTGCGGAGCGTATCAAAATCGCGTTGCAGGCAGGGCAAACATTGATAGCCGAAAACAAAGTGCAGGAACTCAAAGAAAAATACGAAGCATTGAACGATGTTCCGCATACCAATCATTTCATCGGGCATCTGCAAACTAATAAAATCAAAGACCTTTTGAAATATGATGTTTCCTGTATCCAATCGCTTGACCGTTTGGATTTGGCAGAAAAATTACACCAACGCTTACAGTTTGAAAGCAAGACCGTAGAAGTTTTGATACAGGTAAATACTTCCTTTGAAGAAAGCAAATTTGGTGCAAGCCCCGACAATGCCATTGAATTGGTAAAACAGGTTGCACAGTTGGAAACCTTGAAAATTAAGGGGCTGATGACAATAGGATTATTCAGTGCCGAAACCGAAAAAGTGCGTAAATGTTTCCGATTGCTTAAAGATATTCAACAAAAAATCATCACTCTAAACATTCCTAACGTAGAAATGCAGGAATTATCAATGGGTATGAGTGGCGATTTGGAAACTGCCATTGCAGAGGGAGCAACCATTATAAGAGTGGGTACGGCTATTTTCGGGCAAAGGATTTATCCCGATAGTTATTATTGGGATGAAAACATAAAATAA
- a CDS encoding AAA family ATPase yields MNVFDLIINDKEQVALNDIFLDEANRQKFEQLIKEHKFIEELNQYGLPVNNKVLLHGNSGCGKTMTAKAIAQALGKNILILNLSNVVCSRIGETSQNIKQIFDKAGREKAVLFLDEFDQIGKARGNDDKDVGEMRRLVNTLIQLIDYYPEKALLLCATNHAEIIDTALLRRFQLRINFQMPIQQVLDEYYNKLLSRFPTELHSIERIYNISFAEAKDHTFTSVKSVLIKELEEKSICNK; encoded by the coding sequence ATGAACGTATTTGACCTTATTATAAACGACAAAGAACAGGTAGCTTTAAACGATATATTTCTTGATGAAGCCAACAGGCAAAAGTTTGAACAGCTTATTAAGGAGCATAAATTTATCGAGGAATTAAACCAATACGGACTGCCTGTAAACAACAAAGTATTGCTTCACGGCAATTCGGGTTGTGGCAAAACGATGACTGCCAAAGCCATAGCACAGGCATTGGGTAAAAATATCCTTATCCTCAATTTGAGCAATGTAGTCTGTTCACGCATTGGCGAAACATCGCAGAATATCAAACAGATATTTGACAAAGCAGGCAGGGAAAAAGCCGTTTTGTTTTTAGACGAGTTTGACCAAATCGGAAAAGCAAGGGGCAACGATGATAAAGACGTAGGCGAAATGCGGAGATTAGTAAACACTTTAATACAGTTGATAGACTATTATCCTGAAAAAGCATTGTTGTTATGTGCCACCAATCACGCTGAAATTATTGACACAGCTTTGTTAAGACGGTTTCAGTTACGGATAAATTTTCAAATGCCTATTCAACAGGTTTTAGACGAGTATTACAACAAACTGTTATCCCGATTTCCAACGGAATTGCATAGCATAGAACGTATATATAATATTTCATTTGCCGAAGCCAAAGACCACACGTTTACATCAGTAAAATCGGTACTGATAAAAGAATTGGAAGAAAAATCAATCTGCAATAAATAG
- a CDS encoding GNAT family N-acetyltransferase: protein MKNEIIIREMKEQDVPELLRLMEGIVLFEGDTDFSLSESDLLSRGFGKNPQFGAIVADAGNNKLVGIAVHYIIPFMHTLKPSLMLKWLYVDSNQRGNNIGKRLLKGLAQYALNNGYKKFNWFVLGNNVDAQKFYISLGAKPDDKWIRWTITPEKMAVLADR from the coding sequence ATGAAAAACGAAATAATAATCAGAGAAATGAAAGAGCAAGATGTTCCTGAACTCTTACGGTTAATGGAAGGGATTGTTTTGTTTGAGGGCGATACCGATTTTAGCCTTTCGGAAAGCGACTTATTGAGCAGAGGGTTTGGAAAAAATCCACAATTTGGTGCTATTGTTGCAGATGCAGGCAATAACAAACTTGTGGGTATAGCCGTTCACTATATCATCCCCTTTATGCACACCCTAAAGCCCTCATTAATGCTCAAATGGCTGTATGTTGATTCCAATCAAAGAGGGAACAACATCGGTAAAAGATTGCTCAAGGGTCTTGCACAATATGCCTTAAATAATGGATATAAAAAGTTCAATTGGTTTGTACTTGGCAATAACGTTGATGCCCAAAAATTTTATATAAGTTTGGGAGCAAAACCAGATGATAAATGGATACGGTGGACAATTACACCTGAAAAAATGGCTGTATTGGCAGACCGATAA